One window from the genome of Cryptomeria japonica chromosome 6, Sugi_1.0, whole genome shotgun sequence encodes:
- the LOC131079405 gene encoding putative pentatricopeptide repeat-containing protein At3g25970 — MALRFSLSTWSRREKNVLFIFRLAYFGTSAISLKTGLKLISKQANQPQSKERQSKDVLCDLLMMDRQHILPDAYTYASVLQQCIDAKAVAEGKRLHAHMVQSGFDPDVYLATKLVVMYSRYGFLLDARQLFDKMLERNSVSWSSLVVGYAQHGQGEEALVFFNEMRREGMRQDEYSFSSVLKGCAGLGILEQGKQVHQCMIKSGHESNIVIGSALVDMYVKCGSVEDARNVFDNMSQRDVVLWTSIIAGHAQNKRGNDCLELFKQMLCTDVKPNHFTFGGVLMACSSLEALEQGKQIHGWLVKSGLLVNVVLGNVLTDMYCKCDSVKDARQVFDEMPQKTEVSWNALIAGYAQQGHENEALRFFDQMQQTNMKADKITFISLLKACAGLANKKGGEKVHASVIKNGLESQEVTECALIDMYAKCGSLDDARFIFDEISSYNMVSGNTMITAYAQSDLGEEALEVFHQMQQAGMKSDLYTFASLLQACAGIADLDLGKQIHSHIVKIGLELDVAFENSLINMYAKSGSIEDARQVFEEMPERSVVSWTSIIIGYGKHGLGREAIQIFERMQQTGMKMDHVTFLAVLFACSHAGLVDEGWQYFHSMSREHCIAPRAEHYGCMIDLLGRAGLLDEAYDFIMKIPIEPNAEMWGALLGACINHANTKLGKLVAERLFELDPQKAANYVALSNIYAAVSEWEEVKKIRNLMKDRGVIKEQGRSWIIVDKKLHEFCVKRHIVPTNGRDSCTMS; from the coding sequence ATGGCACTACGATTCTCTCTATCTACATGGAGTCGTAGAGAGAAAAACGTTCTTTTCATTTTCAGGCTCGCATATTTTGGCACATCTGCCATTTCACTGAAAACAGGGCTGAAACTAATCTCAAAACAAGCGAATCAACCACAGAGCAAGGAAAGACAATCGAAGGATGTGCTTTGTGATTTACTTATGATGGACAGGCAACACATACTACCCGACGCGTACACATATGCTTCTGTTTTACAGCAGTGCATCGATGCGAAAGCCGTTGCAGAGGGAAAGCGGCTGCACGCCCACATGGTACAATCTGGTTTTGATCCTGATGTATATTTAGCTACCAAACTAGTGGTTATGTATTCCAGGTATGGATTCTTACTGGATGCACGCCAATTGTTCGACAAAATGCTTGAGCGAAATTCGGTTTCATGGAGTTCCCTTGTCGTAGGATACGCTCAACATGGTCAGGGCGAGGAGGCGTTGGTTTTTTTCAATGAGATGAGACGGGAGGGGATGAGGCAAGACGAATACAGTTTCTCCAGCGTTCTCAAGGGATGCGCTGGATTAGGCATTCTGGAGCAAGGAAAACAGGTACATCAGTGCATGATAAAGTCGGGACATGAATCAAATATAGTTATAGGCAGTGCACTTGTAgacatgtatgtaaaatgtggTAGTGTAGAGGATGCACGCAATGTGTTTGACAACATGTCTCAACGGGATGTGGTCTTGTGGACGAGTATTATTGCAGGTCATGCTCAGAATAAGCGTGGAAATGATTGCCTTGAGCTTTTCAAACAAATGCTGTGCACAGATGTGAAGCCGAACCATTTCACGTTTGGTGGCGTTCTCATGGCATGCTCGAGCCTGGAAGCCCTTGAACAAGGCAAACAAATTCATGGATGGCTGGTTAAGAGCGGGCTACTTGTAAATGTGGTTTTGGGTAACGTGCTAACTGACATGTATTGCAAATGTGACAGTGTCAAGGATGCGCGCCAAGTGTTTGACGAAATGCCGCAAAAAACCGAGGTATCATGGAATGCtctgattgctggatatgcacagcAAGGTCACGAGAATGAAGCTTTGAGATTTTTTGATCAGatgcagcagacaaatatgaaggcGGATAAGATCACATTCATAAGCCTTCTCAAGGCATGTGCAGGCTTAGCAAACAAAAAAGGAGGAGAAAAGGTTCATGCTTCAGTAATCAAGAATGGATTAGAGTCTCAAGAGGTTACGGAATGTGCCCTTATTGATATGTATGCCAAATGTGGGAGCTTAGATGATGCACGGTTTATCTTTGATGAAATATCTAGTTACAACATGGTTTCAGGGAACACAATGATAACAGCATATGCTCAGAGTGATCTAGGAGAGGAAGCTTTAGAAGTTTTCCATCAAATGCAGCAGGCAGGCATGAAATCAGATCTGTACACCTTTGCGAGTCTTTTGCAAGCATGTGCAGGCATAGCAGACCTTGATCTAGGTAAACAAATTCATTCTCACATAGTCAAAATTGGACTTGAATTGGATGTTGCTTTTGAGAATTCTCTCATTAATATGTATGCGAAGTCTGGCAGCATTGAGGATGCTCGTCAAGTTTTTGAGGAAATGCCTGAAAGAAGTGTTGTCTCATGGACCTCAATTATTATAGGATATGGCAAACACGGTCTTGGAAGGGAAGCCATCCAAATTTTCGAGAGAATGCAACAGACTGGCATGAAAATGGATCATGTTACTTTCCTCGCTGTTTTATTTGCGTGCAGTCATGCAGGTCTTGTAGATGAAGGTTGGCAATACTTCCATTCAATGAGCAGGGAGCATTGTATAGCACCAAGAGCTGAGCACTATGGTTGCATGATTGACCTTCTTGGTCGTGCCGGGCTATTGGATGAGGCATACGATTTTATAATGAAAATACCAATTGAACCTAATGCAGAAATGTGGGGAGCATTGCTTGGTGCCTGCATAAATCATGCTAATACAAAGCTAGGGAAGCTTGTCGCAGAACGTCTATTTGAGTTAGATCCTCAAAAGGCTGCCAACTATGTTGCATTGTCAAACATATATGCAGCAGTGAGCGAGTGGGAAGAagtaaaaaagataagaaatttaATGAAAGACAGGGGTGTAATAAAGGAGCAAGGACGTAGCTGGATTATCGTCGATAAGAAATTACATGAATTCTGTGTAAAGAGACACATTGTACCCACAAACGGCAGAGATTCATGCACAATGAGCTAA